The following is a genomic window from Oceanidesulfovibrio indonesiensis.
CCGAGTGCATTCTTGACCTCGACGAAGCTCTTGGTCTTCACCTCGGGCAGCTCGAAAGCCTTGACGACCATCAACTTGTCCTCGGCAAGGCGCGAGGACAGAGCCATCTTCATGGCCAGTTGCTTGATCTTCTTGTTGACCTTGAAGCCGTACTCGCGGGGCTGCGGGCCAAACACGGTGGCGCCGTGCCGCCACAGGGGCGAGCGCGTGGTGCCGGCGCGTGCGCGGCCGGTGCCTTTCTGACGCCAGGGCTTGCGTCCGCCGCCGGCGATTTTGGCGCGGTTCTTGGTGGCGTGGGTGCCGGCGCGCTTCAGAGCCTCCTGCTGGCGGACCACGAGATGCAGGATCTCGGGTTTCACCGCCACCTCGAAGA
Proteins encoded in this region:
- the rplD gene encoding 50S ribosomal protein L4, translating into MPTISVYDQTKKEVGKLELAPEVFEVAVKPEILHLVVRQQEALKRAGTHATKNRAKIAGGGRKPWRQKGTGRARAGTTRSPLWRHGATVFGPQPREYGFKVNKKIKQLAMKMALSSRLAEDKLMVVKAFELPEVKTKSFVEVKNALG